In a single window of the Natronosalvus caseinilyticus genome:
- a CDS encoding archaeosine biosynthesis radical SAM protein RaSEA, producing the protein MSQPTPEVYEQGKGMDAHNQVMREVRSRKEKSYDPHEPTRVWLDEDNTPNGVRESLTIILNTGGCRWARAGGCTMCGYVAESVDGGTVPHGALMDQIQVCLDHEADEADEPAPLIKIYTSGSFLDEREVSAESRKAIAETFGDRERIVLESLPDFVDREKIGDFTQYGLQTDVAIGLETATDRVRRDCVNKYFDFEAFEAACAEAVAADGAGDASSETGEKPTGGAGIKAYLLMKPPFLTESEALEDMVASVERCLAVDGCHTVSMNPCNVQRYTMVDDLYFQDGYRPPWLWSVAAVLEQTADVDGIVVSDPVGHGTDRGAHNCGECDDLVQKAIKDFDLRQDPSVFEQVSCECEATWEAVLDLETGFNQPLTR; encoded by the coding sequence ATGAGCCAGCCGACGCCCGAGGTCTACGAGCAGGGCAAGGGCATGGACGCCCACAACCAGGTGATGCGCGAGGTTCGCTCGCGCAAAGAGAAGAGCTACGACCCCCACGAACCGACGCGGGTCTGGCTCGACGAGGACAACACGCCCAATGGCGTCAGGGAGAGCCTGACGATCATCCTCAACACCGGCGGCTGTCGCTGGGCGCGTGCCGGCGGCTGTACGATGTGTGGCTACGTCGCCGAGAGCGTCGACGGCGGGACGGTCCCCCACGGGGCGCTGATGGACCAGATCCAGGTCTGTCTGGATCACGAAGCCGACGAGGCCGACGAGCCAGCACCCCTGATCAAGATCTACACCTCCGGGTCGTTCCTCGACGAACGCGAAGTGAGCGCCGAGTCCCGGAAGGCCATCGCCGAGACTTTCGGCGACCGCGAGCGGATCGTCCTCGAGTCGCTGCCCGACTTCGTCGACCGCGAGAAGATCGGCGACTTCACGCAGTACGGCCTCCAGACCGACGTGGCGATCGGCCTCGAGACGGCGACCGACCGCGTGCGTCGCGATTGCGTGAACAAGTACTTCGACTTCGAGGCGTTCGAGGCGGCCTGTGCGGAGGCGGTCGCGGCGGACGGGGCCGGTGACGCCTCCTCTGAGACCGGCGAGAAACCCACCGGCGGCGCCGGCATCAAAGCCTACCTCCTCATGAAACCCCCCTTCCTCACCGAATCGGAGGCTCTCGAGGACATGGTCGCCTCCGTCGAACGCTGCCTGGCCGTCGACGGCTGTCACACCGTCTCGATGAACCCCTGCAACGTCCAGCGCTACACCATGGTCGACGACCTCTACTTCCAGGATGGCTACCGCCCGCCGTGGCTCTGGTCGGTCGCCGCCGTCCTCGAGCAGACCGCGGACGTCGACGGCATCGTCGTCTCCGATCCGGTCGGCCACGGCACCGACCGCGGCGCCCACAACTGCGGGGAGTGTGACGACCTCGTCCAGAAGGCGATCAAGGACTTCGACCTGCGCCAGGACCCATCGGTGTTCGAGCAGGTTTCGTGTGAGTGCGAGGCGACCTGGGAGGCCGTCCTCGACCTCGAAACGGGGTTCAACCAGCCGCTCACGCGGTAG
- a CDS encoding PAS domain S-box protein: protein MDTRTRVIYVDPDCTDRVASAVRAVGLDLECVESDEACLDRLESADCVITEYDLGSAARTGLDLHRAIRRRAPDVPVVLYTDAGTEAIAGEALAAGVAGYVPKSQGVETLVTRVLEAIVETETGANPDLGHGSDSEPDSGLNSDSEPEPDPNPHPDSSDSSSLAKTHDERNESFLESSPDHVHLIVEQSPFAIIKWTPDFEVRHWNDAAADLFGYTAAEAIGRHATDLVVPREQRDAITDWWATWLEGEPSTNHGISRNVAKDGTSFRCEWSTTPLVDADGTVTGALSFVRDMTSEFRRSLALETLQETTQALMQTSSEAEIGSLVIDATDEIIDDVLAGIRVYDEDANRLDLVAVSDRLEEQTVQFTPVGPGDDPLWSTYESGSPVVIEDASAEMVPYDLTDEVGNAVIYPLGEHGLLTVAASGSATIEETDLTLIQILAATAEAAFDQAARERELERAKTVVEAVGDSLYAVDTQGTLVTVNDTMVEITGYDRDTLVGLHASEILTDESFERGARVVERLAACDGDGGRDEVATYDVDIVSASGDIVPCEVNTTLLEDEGDLSGSVGILRDVTDRKQMERELVDHREKMAKLHEIASRLDSCETPQDVYDLTVETAEDVLEFDVCVVDRVDGEYLETVAVSSTIHEDGFSSRAPIDQGIAGKTYRNDRTYRLDDLRADEEATPERDSYRSALSAPIGGRGIFQAVSTDVGAFDRADQELTELLLSHVTDTLDRLAFETRLKAERDRFAALFENVPDAIVSTKRVPEGPIVEQVNPAFERIFGYEESELLEEPLDSFIVPPDRFGHAQEINERGTKGEAVEAEVKRRTSDGLRDFMMRVVPMDMTGSTDRAFGLYTDITAQKQHQKRVEILNRVLRHDLRNGMNIINGCAEMLAEVVEDEADRDFAEAIQERAGELISLAEKTRAVERTLDRDGAATGPVDVVDCVETALDRIDTEYPSVDVDCTLPDRAHARADELLADAIFHVLENAIEHSDRAEPTIEIGLEVDDDDTLTLTVADDGPGIPGEERALLQEDEEITQLRHASGLGLWLVNWVITQSGGQLTFQENDPRGTIVRMQIPTADVPTRSAAMDGTAASD, encoded by the coding sequence ATGGACACACGAACCCGCGTCATATACGTCGACCCCGACTGCACCGATCGCGTCGCCTCCGCCGTTCGAGCAGTCGGTCTCGACCTCGAGTGCGTCGAGAGCGACGAGGCGTGTCTCGACCGACTCGAGTCCGCCGATTGCGTCATTACGGAGTACGACCTCGGCTCCGCCGCGAGAACTGGCCTCGACCTCCACCGAGCGATTCGCCGGCGGGCGCCGGACGTTCCGGTCGTGCTCTACACCGACGCCGGTACCGAAGCCATCGCGGGCGAGGCGCTCGCCGCCGGCGTCGCCGGCTACGTTCCGAAGTCACAGGGCGTCGAGACGCTCGTGACCCGCGTGCTCGAGGCGATCGTCGAGACGGAAACCGGTGCTAACCCGGACCTCGGTCACGGCTCCGATTCCGAACCCGACTCCGGTCTCAACTCAGACTCAGAACCCGAACCCGACCCCAACCCCCACCCTGACTCCAGCGACTCGTCCTCGCTCGCAAAAACGCACGACGAGCGAAACGAATCGTTCCTCGAGTCGTCTCCTGACCACGTCCACCTCATCGTCGAGCAGTCGCCGTTTGCGATCATCAAGTGGACTCCCGATTTCGAGGTCCGCCACTGGAACGACGCCGCGGCCGACCTGTTCGGCTACACCGCGGCGGAAGCGATTGGCCGTCACGCGACCGACCTCGTCGTCCCCCGGGAGCAACGCGACGCGATTACCGACTGGTGGGCGACCTGGCTCGAGGGCGAGCCGAGTACGAATCACGGTATCTCGCGAAACGTCGCCAAAGACGGGACGTCGTTTCGGTGCGAGTGGTCCACGACGCCCCTTGTCGACGCTGACGGCACCGTCACGGGAGCCCTCTCGTTCGTCCGCGACATGACGTCGGAGTTTCGGCGGTCGCTCGCACTCGAGACGCTCCAGGAGACGACCCAGGCGCTGATGCAGACGAGTTCGGAGGCCGAAATCGGCTCGCTGGTCATCGACGCGACGGACGAGATTATCGACGACGTCCTCGCCGGTATCCGGGTCTACGACGAGGACGCGAACCGACTCGACCTGGTGGCGGTGAGCGATCGACTCGAGGAGCAAACGGTGCAGTTTACGCCGGTCGGTCCCGGCGACGACCCGCTGTGGTCGACCTACGAATCCGGATCGCCGGTCGTCATCGAGGACGCCTCCGCGGAGATGGTCCCCTACGACCTCACCGACGAGGTGGGCAACGCCGTCATCTACCCGCTCGGCGAGCACGGCCTGCTGACCGTCGCCGCCTCCGGGTCCGCCACGATCGAGGAGACCGACCTCACCTTGATACAAATTCTCGCGGCAACGGCCGAAGCCGCCTTCGACCAGGCCGCCCGCGAGCGCGAACTCGAGCGGGCGAAGACGGTCGTCGAGGCCGTCGGCGATAGCCTGTATGCCGTCGACACCCAGGGGACGCTCGTCACGGTCAACGACACGATGGTCGAGATCACCGGTTACGATCGGGACACCCTCGTCGGACTCCACGCCTCCGAAATCCTCACTGACGAGAGTTTCGAGCGCGGCGCCCGGGTGGTCGAACGGCTCGCTGCTTGCGACGGCGACGGCGGCAGAGACGAGGTCGCGACCTACGACGTCGACATCGTCAGCGCGAGCGGGGACATCGTCCCCTGCGAGGTCAACACCACGCTCCTCGAGGACGAAGGCGACCTCTCGGGCAGCGTCGGCATCCTCCGGGACGTCACCGATCGAAAGCAGATGGAACGAGAGCTCGTCGATCATCGGGAGAAGATGGCGAAACTCCACGAGATCGCCTCCCGCCTCGACTCGTGTGAAACGCCCCAGGACGTCTACGACCTCACCGTCGAAACCGCCGAGGACGTCCTCGAGTTCGACGTCTGCGTCGTCGACCGCGTCGACGGCGAGTACCTCGAAACCGTCGCCGTCTCCTCGACGATCCACGAAGACGGGTTCTCGAGTCGCGCGCCGATCGATCAGGGCATCGCCGGGAAAACCTATCGAAACGACCGGACGTACCGGCTCGACGACCTCAGAGCCGACGAGGAGGCAACGCCCGAACGCGACTCCTACCGGTCGGCGCTGAGTGCGCCGATCGGAGGCCGCGGAATCTTCCAGGCGGTCTCGACGGACGTGGGTGCGTTCGACCGGGCCGACCAGGAACTGACCGAGTTGTTGCTCTCGCACGTCACGGATACGCTCGACCGTCTCGCGTTCGAAACCCGGCTCAAGGCGGAACGCGACCGCTTCGCTGCGCTCTTCGAGAACGTCCCCGACGCGATCGTCAGCACGAAGCGCGTCCCCGAGGGCCCGATCGTCGAGCAGGTGAACCCGGCGTTCGAGCGAATATTCGGGTACGAGGAGTCCGAACTGCTCGAGGAACCGCTCGATTCGTTCATCGTGCCTCCCGATCGCTTCGGGCACGCCCAGGAGATCAACGAGCGCGGGACGAAGGGAGAGGCTGTCGAGGCGGAGGTCAAGCGTCGGACGAGCGACGGGCTCCGCGACTTCATGATGCGGGTCGTCCCGATGGACATGACCGGATCGACCGACCGCGCGTTCGGCCTCTACACCGACATCACGGCCCAGAAACAGCACCAGAAGCGCGTCGAGATCCTGAATCGCGTCCTCCGACACGATCTGCGAAACGGCATGAACATCATCAACGGCTGCGCGGAGATGCTCGCGGAGGTCGTCGAGGACGAGGCCGACCGGGACTTTGCCGAAGCGATTCAGGAACGGGCTGGCGAACTCATCAGCCTCGCCGAGAAGACCCGAGCGGTCGAACGAACGCTGGATCGCGACGGCGCGGCGACCGGCCCTGTCGACGTCGTCGACTGCGTCGAAACCGCCCTCGACCGAATCGACACGGAGTACCCGTCCGTGGACGTCGACTGTACGCTCCCCGATCGGGCACACGCTCGTGCCGACGAACTCCTCGCCGACGCGATCTTCCACGTCCTCGAGAACGCCATCGAACACAGCGACCGGGCGGAACCGACGATCGAGATCGGTCTCGAGGTGGACGACGACGACACGCTCACGCTCACGGTCGCCGACGACGGCCCCGGCATTCCTGGGGAAGAGCGTGCGCTCTTGCAGGAAGACGAAGAGATTACCCAGCTCCGTCACGCCAGCGGGCTCGGGCTGTGGCTCGTCAACTGGGTGATCACCCAGTCCGGCGGTCAGTTGACCTTCCAGGAGAACGATCCGCGAGGCACCATCGTCAGGATGCAGATCCCGACGGCCGACGTGCCGACGCGCTCAGCGGCGATGGACGGGACGGCGGCGAGCGACTGA
- a CDS encoding GAF domain-containing sensor histidine kinase, whose translation MDTPEMSLLLVGSPPCRDDLTSVLSNAGWSLRTESTVEDARARLVADSSDSVDCLLVATGSPYETVSALEEVRPLVPILALLPDSDSDSITDPDLDPVPDPDIPSDPTADPATILEAGATDYVVQAGSIEAWGPLLCRRLEVARDRALERIASRALYDGAHGTDAALHCLFDAELRHVVAVGGALGRGLEASSLEGVAIDELAADGSVDSDDRSESGLDPGACTHLEANYVAALEGTARRREFRLRGRPYAVETTPVPDLEGRFGIARYRPVPETTPRETRDKLDRLSAIASELDEYDDESLICRRTVETAAQVLEFDACSITERIDDELVPLAATASDPSQSLEYHSADDGIAGETLRRGKSIVVDDIRDDPVARSTDDRYRSGLSIPVGEFGVFQAASVEPRAFSDTDRELAELLVSNATHAIERVRYDRTITRERDRFAALFQNVPDAAVQYVVETDESGEPKPIVEAVNAAFVRLFGYEPVDAIGQSTCDLLVPDDDEALEAARSLYNTVAQGERLEAEVTRLGVDGLAPFLLRSAPVGTDGDDQRGYFIYTDIGELVERERQLERQNERLDTFASVVSHDLRNPLSIASGYLETALDTGEREHLHVVAEEHDRMYDMIEDLLQLARQGDSIGDVEPVDLEAVAERSWDGVDTADATLSIESVPAVEGDADRLQHLFENLFRNAVLHGGDQVSVTVGTCENGFYVEDDGPGIPDMMKDEVLEMGVSTAKGQGGNGFGLAIVSEIAVAHGWRVDVVDGAAGGARFEISIDESRLGGLESLTGGAGGRDR comes from the coding sequence ATGGATACCCCCGAAATGTCGCTCCTGCTGGTCGGTTCGCCGCCCTGCAGGGACGACCTCACGTCCGTACTGTCGAATGCGGGGTGGTCCCTACGAACCGAATCGACTGTCGAGGATGCGCGAGCGCGACTCGTGGCGGATTCGTCGGACTCGGTCGACTGTCTCCTCGTGGCGACGGGCTCGCCCTACGAGACGGTTTCGGCGCTCGAGGAGGTTCGACCACTGGTTCCGATTCTGGCGTTGCTTCCCGATTCTGATTCTGATTCTATCACTGACCCCGATCTCGACCCCGTTCCTGACCCCGACATCCCCAGCGATCCCACCGCCGACCCAGCCACGATTCTGGAGGCAGGGGCCACCGATTACGTCGTCCAGGCGGGGTCGATCGAGGCATGGGGTCCGCTCCTCTGTCGGCGACTCGAGGTGGCTCGCGACCGCGCTCTGGAACGCATCGCCTCGCGTGCGTTGTACGACGGGGCCCACGGAACGGACGCGGCACTTCACTGCCTGTTCGACGCGGAGTTACGACACGTCGTCGCCGTCGGCGGGGCGCTCGGTCGCGGCCTCGAGGCGTCGTCGCTCGAGGGCGTTGCGATCGACGAACTGGCGGCAGACGGGTCCGTCGACTCGGACGACCGCTCCGAGAGCGGCCTGGACCCGGGCGCCTGCACCCACCTCGAAGCCAACTACGTCGCCGCGCTTGAGGGAACCGCTCGGCGACGGGAATTTCGCCTCCGTGGACGCCCGTACGCGGTCGAAACGACGCCCGTCCCGGACCTCGAGGGCCGGTTCGGCATCGCCCGGTATCGACCGGTGCCGGAAACGACGCCCCGGGAGACCCGGGACAAACTCGATCGCCTCTCGGCAATCGCTTCGGAACTCGACGAGTACGACGACGAGTCTCTTATCTGTCGACGGACGGTCGAAACCGCTGCCCAGGTCCTCGAGTTCGACGCGTGTTCGATCACCGAACGGATAGACGACGAACTCGTCCCGCTCGCGGCGACCGCGTCGGACCCATCACAGTCACTCGAATACCACTCCGCCGACGACGGAATCGCCGGGGAGACCCTTCGCCGGGGTAAATCGATCGTCGTCGACGACATTCGCGACGACCCGGTCGCCCGATCGACCGACGATCGCTACCGGTCGGGGCTCTCGATCCCGGTCGGGGAGTTTGGCGTGTTCCAGGCGGCGTCGGTCGAGCCTCGCGCCTTCAGCGATACCGACCGCGAACTCGCCGAACTGCTCGTCTCCAACGCCACCCACGCGATCGAACGGGTTCGCTACGATCGGACGATCACCCGCGAACGCGACCGCTTCGCGGCACTCTTCCAGAACGTGCCGGATGCGGCCGTCCAGTACGTCGTCGAGACGGACGAGTCCGGCGAGCCCAAACCCATCGTCGAAGCCGTCAACGCGGCGTTCGTGCGGCTGTTCGGCTACGAACCGGTGGACGCCATCGGCCAGTCGACGTGCGACCTGCTGGTCCCGGACGACGACGAGGCGCTCGAGGCCGCCCGGTCGCTCTACAACACCGTCGCCCAGGGCGAGCGCCTCGAGGCGGAGGTAACCCGACTGGGCGTCGACGGACTCGCCCCGTTCTTGCTCCGGAGCGCCCCCGTGGGAACCGACGGCGACGACCAGCGCGGCTACTTCATCTACACCGACATCGGCGAACTCGTCGAACGCGAACGTCAACTCGAGCGCCAGAACGAACGCCTCGATACGTTCGCCTCGGTCGTCAGTCACGACCTGCGAAACCCGCTGTCTATCGCCAGCGGCTACCTCGAAACGGCCCTCGACACGGGAGAGCGCGAACACCTTCACGTCGTCGCCGAGGAACACGACCGAATGTACGACATGATCGAAGACCTGTTGCAACTGGCTCGTCAGGGCGACTCGATCGGCGACGTCGAACCCGTCGACCTCGAGGCCGTCGCCGAGCGCTCGTGGGACGGCGTCGACACCGCCGACGCGACCCTGTCGATCGAGTCGGTACCGGCGGTCGAGGGTGACGCCGACCGCTTACAGCACCTCTTCGAGAACCTGTTTCGAAACGCGGTCCTCCACGGGGGCGATCAGGTCTCCGTCACCGTCGGGACCTGCGAGAACGGCTTCTACGTCGAAGACGACGGTCCGGGCATTCCGGACATGATGAAAGACGAAGTCCTCGAGATGGGCGTCTCGACGGCGAAAGGGCAGGGTGGAAACGGGTTCGGGCTGGCGATCGTTTCCGAAATCGCGGTGGCACACGGCTGGCGCGTCGACGTCGTCGACGGCGCCGCGGGCGGCGCTCGCTTCGAAATCTCGATTGACGAGAGTCGACTCGGCGGCCTCGAGTCGCTGACCGGCGGGGCTGGTGGTCGGGACAGATGA